The Actinomycetes bacterium genome contains the following window.
TCGACGAGGGCGCCGAGGTCCTCACCGGCGGGCGCGCGCCTGACGGCGACGGGTTCGCCCGCGGCTGCTACGTGGAACCGACCGTGGTGCGGGCCGACCCAGCCGCCCGGGTGAACCGCGAGGAGGTCTTCGGGCCGTTCTGCACCGTCACCACGTTCACCACCGAGGCCGAGGCCCTCGAGCTGGCCAACGGCGTGGCCTACGGGCTCGGCGGCGGGCTGTGGACCCGCGACCTGGCCCGCGCCCACCGGGTCGCCCGCGGGATCCGCAGCGGCATGGTCTGGGTCAACAGCTACAAGCGGGTGAGCCCCGGCTCGCCGTTCGGCGGCGTGGGCGACTCCGGCTACGGCCGCGAGATGGGCTTCGAGGCGATGCACGGCTACACCGAGCCGAAGTCGGTGTGGGTCAACGTCGACGCGGAGCTGCCGCCCTGGTACCCACGCGGCAGCCGATGAGGGACTTCATCTACGACGCGCTGCCAGGCCGGGTCGTCTTCGGCATCGGGGCCGCCGACCGGCTGGACGAGGAGGTCGACCGCCTGGGCGCCTCGCGGGTGCTGCTGGTGGGCAGCAAGCGCGCGGTCGAGGGCCCGGCCGAGCGGCTCGGCGGGGTCCCGGGCAGCTTCGTCGAGCGGCTCGGCGGCCGGGTCGCGGGCGGCTTCACCGACGTCCGCCAGCACGTCCCCGCCGCCACCGCGCAGGCCGCCCGCGAGCTGGCCGGCGAGCTGGCCGCCGACTGCCTGGTGGCGGTCGGCGGCGGGTCGGCGACCGGGCTGGCCAAGGCGGTCGCCCTCGAGCACCCGGTCCCGATCGTGGCCGTGCCCACCAACTACGCCGGCTCGGAGATGACCCCGATCTGGGGGCTCACCAGCGACGGGCGCAAGCAGACTGGCCGCGACCCGCGGGTGCTGCCCGCGGTGGTGGTCTACGACCCGGCCCTGACCGTCTCGCTGCCGGCCTCGCTCACCGGGCCGAGCGGGATGAACGCCCTGGCCCACTGCGTGGAGGCGCTCTACGCGCCCGGCGCCAACCCGGCTACCTCGGCGCTGGCCATGGAGGGCGCTCGCGCCCTCGCCCGCGGCCTGCCGGCGGCCGTGGCCGAGCCGGAGGACCTGGAGGGACGGGCGCACGCGCTGCTCGGGGCGTGGCTGGCCGGCGCCGCCGTGGCCGTTGCCGGCACCGCCCTCCACCACCAGGTCTGTCACGTCCTGGGGGGCGCCTTCGGCCTGGACCACGCCGGCACCCACACGGCCGTGCTCCCCCACGCGGTCCGCTTCGTGTCCGTCGCGGTCCCCGGCGAGATGGCCAGGGTCGCCGAGGCCCTCGGGGCGGCCGACGCCGCCTCGGGCTGCTATGACCTCGCCCGCCGCCTGGGCGCGCCGGCCGGCCTCCGCGAGCTCGGCCTCGACCAGGCCGACCTCGACCGGGCCGCCGAGCTGTGCGCCGCCCGCGTCGCCCAGGCCCCGCGGCCCGCCGACCGCGACGAGCTGCGCGCGATCCTGGCGGACGCATGGGCGGGCGCTCGGCCCACGGCGGCCGAGTCGTAGGATACGCGTCGCACACGGGAGGCTCGGTACGACCGGCGGATGGCGGTGCCGCGGATCGACGCATGGCGGTGCAGCCGGATCGACGCGGGTGGGTTGGTTGAGAGGTCCAAGGTTGAGAGGTCCAAGGAGGTCCTCGTGAGCGGGACCAGGTTCGTCGGCGTCGACGAGGTGACCGAGCGCCTGCGCGCGGTCTCCTACCTCCCCAACCGCATGATCGCGAGCGTCGTGTTCCTGGCCGACCGGCTGGAGAAGCCGATCCTGGCCGAAGGGCCGGCCGGCGTGGGCAAGACCGAGCTGGCCAA
Protein-coding sequences here:
- a CDS encoding maleylacetate reductase, whose product is MRDFIYDALPGRVVFGIGAADRLDEEVDRLGASRVLLVGSKRAVEGPAERLGGVPGSFVERLGGRVAGGFTDVRQHVPAATAQAARELAGELAADCLVAVGGGSATGLAKAVALEHPVPIVAVPTNYAGSEMTPIWGLTSDGRKQTGRDPRVLPAVVVYDPALTVSLPASLTGPSGMNALAHCVEALYAPGANPATSALAMEGARALARGLPAAVAEPEDLEGRAHALLGAWLAGAAVAVAGTALHHQVCHVLGGAFGLDHAGTHTAVLPHAVRFVSVAVPGEMARVAEALGAADAASGCYDLARRLGAPAGLRELGLDQADLDRAAELCAARVAQAPRPADRDELRAILADAWAGARPTAAES